ACCAGTAATTTGCTGTAAGCAAAGGGGATAAGCGATTCATCCCGTCTCCACGCGCAAGATCGCCGTGCCCGACGAAGGCATCGAGACCTTCTTCGGGTCCTACGACGAGAATCTCAGGAACCTCGAGGCGCTCTTCAAGGTGCGGATACGCACCGACGGGCACGAACTGCTCGTCGAAGGCGAGCCGACGGCGGTCGACCGGGTCGAGCGGGTCGTCGATCAGTTCACCTCGCTCGTGCGCGAGGGGTATCGTTTCTCGAAGGGCGAGGTCAAGACCGCGTCGGCGCTCGTCGCGCAGGACCAGACCGTCGACCTTCGCGACTACTTCCTGCGACGGAGCGTCCGCCCGACGGGCAAGCGCCAGGTCGTCCCGAAGAGCCTCAACCAGCGGCGCTACCTCGAGGCGATCGACAATTACGACATCGTGTTCGGCGTCGGCCCCGCGGGAACCGGGAAGACCTACCTCGCGATGGCGCAGGCGGTCGCCGCGCTCGTCGGCAAGCGTGTCACCCGGATCATCCTCGCGCGTCCGGCTGTCGAGGCCGGTGAGAAGCTCGGCTTCCTGCCGGGCGACTTGCAGGAGAAGGTCAACCCCTACCTGCGCCCGCTCTACGATGCGCTCTTCGACATGATGGACGTCGAGCGGGCCGAGCGCCTGCTCGAGCGCGGGACGATCGAGGTCGCTCCCATCGCGTTCATGCGGGGCCGCACCCTGAACGACGCGTTCGTCATCCTCGAC
The Acidobacteriota bacterium DNA segment above includes these coding regions:
- a CDS encoding PhoH family protein, which translates into the protein MHPVSTRKIAVPDEGIETFFGSYDENLRNLEALFKVRIRTDGHELLVEGEPTAVDRVERVVDQFTSLVREGYRFSKGEVKTASALVAQDQTVDLRDYFLRRSVRPTGKRQVVPKSLNQRRYLEAIDNYDIVFGVGPAGTGKTYLAMAQAVAALVGKRVTRIILARPAVEAGEKLGFLPGDLQEKVNPYLRPLYDALFDMMDVERAERLLERGTIEVAPIAFMRGRTLNDAFVILDEAQNTTSEQMKMFLTRLGFGSKAVVTGDITQIDLPPGKVSGLVEALRIVREIEGIAFVHFDETDVVRHRLVQQIVKAYEAYGAAAGGRRDVDTTQ